One Nocardia sp. BMG111209 DNA segment encodes these proteins:
- a CDS encoding TetR/AcrR family transcriptional regulator, whose translation MTGTQRRQQLIEIGRALFAERGYDATSIEEIAQRAQVSKPVVYEHFGGKEGLYAVVVDREMSTLLNMITSSLTRNRSRVRLEQVALALLTYIEERSDGFRILMRDQPTSAADGTYSSLLNEAVNQVAHILAGDFDRRDFDTGLATLYAQALVGMVATAAAWWLDERQPPKEVVAAHLVNLCWNGLTHLEADPQLASEWPSGTTH comes from the coding sequence ATGACCGGAACACAACGGCGGCAACAGTTGATCGAGATCGGCCGGGCGCTGTTCGCCGAGCGCGGATACGACGCCACCTCCATCGAGGAGATCGCCCAGCGGGCCCAGGTGTCCAAACCCGTTGTGTACGAACACTTCGGCGGCAAGGAGGGACTGTACGCGGTCGTCGTCGACCGCGAGATGTCCACGCTGCTCAACATGATCACCTCCTCACTCACGCGCAATCGTTCCCGAGTGCGTCTGGAGCAGGTGGCACTGGCGTTGCTGACCTATATCGAGGAACGCTCCGACGGATTCCGTATTCTCATGCGCGATCAGCCGACTTCCGCTGCGGACGGCACCTATTCGAGTCTGCTGAACGAAGCGGTGAACCAGGTCGCGCACATCCTGGCCGGCGACTTCGACCGCCGCGACTTCGATACCGGGCTCGCCACGTTGTACGCACAGGCACTGGTCGGAATGGTCGCGACGGCGGCCGCATGGTGGCTGGACGAGCGGCAGCCCCCCAAGGAAGTGGTGGCGGCGCACCTGGTGAATTTGTGCTGGAACGGCCTCACCCACCTCGAGGCGGACCCCCAGCTCGCCTCCGAATGGCCCAGCGGCACAACGCACTGA
- the mfd gene encoding transcription-repair coupling factor, whose translation MPTPRPSLAGLAVVAGADTSLQQVKGLIGRSHVQLVAPSAIRPFVATAIAGVSGEEDGSPRRPVVVVTATGREADDLTVELSEILGDGVALFPSWETLPHERLSPGADTVGRRMQVLRRLAHPEDPVFPEPLRVVVTTVRSLMQPMAAGLGDIEPIVLRRGAEFDFDELLERLVEFAYERVDMVGKRGEFAVRGGILDLFPPTADHPVRVEFLGDEVGELRAFSVADQRSLIEVPVESVVAQPCRELLLTAELRERAAAVAADNPADAALVEMLEKLAQGIPVEGMEALLPVLRPGRLPLLTDVLPAETHVLLCDPEKVRTRAADLVRTGQEFLEASWTAASFGAAAPLGAHGLDLAASAYQGLDIVHADAESRGLPWWTLSPLAADDPAEVVLPVLPAPAARGSQELVATVFASLRAHVAADAPGGSGRAVIVVAGHGTAQRILERLGDAEVPAAPLAPGAEPEPGRVGVLCGSLHDGIVFDDARLVVIAESDLTGNRVTAPAEGKKLPARRRNQVDPLALSAGDMVVHDQHGIGRFVEMIERTVGGARREYLVIEYAPSKRGQPGDRLFVPMDSLDQLSRYVGGEMPSLSKLGGSDWANTKRKARKAVREIATELVQLYAARQAAPGHAFGPDTPWQREMEDAFAFTETVDQLTAIAEVKSDMERAVPMDRVICGDVGYGKTEIAVRAAFKAVQDGKQVAVLVPTTLLAQQHLQTFAERTAGFPVNVKGLSRFTDPADSRVVLDGMTTGEVDIVVGTHRLLQTGIRWKDLGLVIIDEEQRFGVEHKEHIKALRTHVDVLTMSATPIPRTLEMSLAGIREMSTILTPPEERHPVLTYVGSFNDKQVAAAVRRELLRDGQVFYVHNRVNSIDKAAKGIRDLVPEARVAVAHGQMHEDMLEKTVQGFWEREYDVLVCTTIIETGLDISNANTLIVERADALGLSQLHQLRGRVGRSRERGYAYFLYPPDKPLTETAYDRLATISQNSDLGAGMAVAMKDLEIRGAGNVLGAEQSGHVAGVGFDLYVRLVGEAVEAYRAAADGRPITTDEEVKEVRIDLPVDAHIPPDYIASDRLRLEAYRKLAAAVDDSALAAVVEELVDRYGPLPVEVGRLVSVARLRLLCREYGLAEVGVTGTALKISPMQLPDSKQLRLKRIYPSASYRPTTGIVQVPLPRVEDSVGAARVRDVQVLQFVADLLLALDGKAQGSVDLAVATDISAAR comes from the coding sequence ATGCCCACCCCTCGTCCATCGTTGGCGGGACTGGCTGTGGTGGCCGGTGCCGATACCTCGCTGCAACAGGTCAAGGGTCTGATCGGGCGGTCGCATGTGCAGTTGGTGGCGCCTTCGGCCATTCGGCCGTTCGTGGCCACGGCCATCGCGGGGGTTTCGGGCGAGGAGGACGGCTCGCCGCGGCGGCCGGTGGTGGTGGTCACCGCTACCGGGCGGGAGGCCGACGATCTGACCGTCGAACTGTCGGAGATCCTCGGGGACGGGGTGGCGTTGTTCCCGTCCTGGGAGACGCTGCCGCACGAGCGGCTGTCGCCGGGGGCCGATACGGTCGGGCGGCGGATGCAGGTGTTGCGGCGGCTGGCGCATCCGGAGGATCCGGTCTTCCCGGAGCCGCTGCGGGTGGTGGTGACCACGGTGCGGTCGCTGATGCAGCCGATGGCCGCGGGGCTCGGTGACATCGAGCCGATCGTGTTGCGGCGCGGCGCCGAATTCGACTTCGACGAATTGCTGGAGCGGCTGGTCGAATTCGCGTACGAGCGGGTCGACATGGTCGGTAAGCGTGGCGAATTCGCCGTGCGCGGCGGCATTCTCGATCTGTTCCCGCCCACCGCGGATCATCCGGTGCGCGTGGAGTTCCTGGGGGACGAGGTCGGTGAGCTGCGGGCGTTCTCGGTGGCCGATCAGCGGTCGCTGATCGAGGTCCCGGTGGAAAGTGTTGTCGCGCAACCCTGCCGGGAGTTGCTGCTGACCGCCGAGCTGCGGGAGCGGGCCGCGGCGGTGGCCGCGGACAATCCGGCGGACGCGGCACTGGTCGAGATGCTGGAGAAGTTGGCGCAGGGCATCCCGGTCGAGGGGATGGAGGCCTTGCTGCCGGTGCTGCGGCCGGGCCGGCTGCCGCTGCTGACCGATGTGCTGCCCGCGGAAACCCATGTGCTGCTGTGTGATCCGGAGAAGGTGCGGACCCGTGCCGCGGATCTGGTGCGGACCGGGCAGGAATTCCTGGAGGCGTCGTGGACCGCGGCCTCGTTCGGCGCGGCCGCGCCGCTGGGGGCGCACGGGCTCGATCTGGCGGCCTCCGCCTACCAGGGTCTGGACATCGTGCACGCCGATGCCGAGTCGCGGGGACTGCCGTGGTGGACGCTGAGTCCGCTGGCCGCCGACGACCCGGCCGAGGTGGTGCTGCCGGTGCTGCCCGCGCCCGCCGCGCGCGGCTCGCAGGAGCTGGTGGCGACCGTGTTCGCGTCGTTGCGGGCCCATGTGGCCGCGGATGCGCCCGGTGGCAGTGGCCGTGCGGTCATCGTGGTGGCCGGGCACGGCACCGCGCAGCGCATCCTGGAGCGGCTCGGGGACGCGGAGGTGCCCGCCGCGCCGCTGGCGCCCGGTGCGGAACCCGAACCCGGGCGGGTCGGGGTGCTGTGCGGTTCGCTGCACGACGGCATCGTCTTCGACGACGCGCGCCTGGTCGTCATCGCCGAATCCGATCTCACCGGCAACCGGGTCACCGCACCCGCCGAGGGTAAGAAGCTGCCGGCCCGCCGCCGCAACCAGGTCGATCCGCTCGCGCTGTCCGCGGGCGATATGGTCGTGCACGATCAGCACGGCATCGGGCGGTTCGTCGAGATGATCGAGCGCACCGTCGGCGGCGCGCGCCGGGAGTATCTGGTCATCGAGTACGCGCCGAGCAAGCGCGGTCAGCCGGGCGACCGGTTGTTCGTGCCGATGGATTCGCTGGATCAGCTGTCCCGTTATGTCGGCGGCGAGATGCCCAGCCTGTCCAAACTCGGCGGCTCCGACTGGGCGAATACGAAACGCAAGGCGCGCAAGGCGGTTCGTGAGATCGCGACCGAACTCGTGCAGTTGTACGCGGCCCGGCAGGCCGCGCCCGGGCACGCGTTCGGCCCGGACACCCCGTGGCAGCGGGAGATGGAGGACGCCTTCGCGTTCACCGAGACCGTCGACCAGCTCACCGCCATCGCCGAGGTCAAGTCCGATATGGAACGGGCCGTCCCGATGGACCGGGTGATCTGCGGTGACGTCGGCTACGGCAAGACCGAGATCGCGGTGCGGGCGGCGTTCAAGGCGGTTCAGGACGGTAAGCAGGTCGCGGTGCTGGTGCCGACCACCCTGCTCGCGCAGCAGCATCTGCAGACCTTCGCCGAACGGACCGCGGGCTTCCCGGTCAACGTGAAGGGCCTGTCCCGCTTCACCGATCCGGCCGATTCGCGGGTGGTGCTGGACGGCATGACGACCGGCGAGGTCGACATCGTCGTCGGCACCCACCGCCTGTTGCAGACCGGGATCCGGTGGAAGGATCTGGGCCTGGTGATCATCGACGAGGAGCAGCGCTTCGGTGTCGAGCACAAGGAGCACATCAAGGCGCTGCGCACCCACGTCGACGTGCTCACCATGTCCGCCACGCCGATTCCGCGCACCCTGGAGATGAGCCTGGCCGGCATCCGCGAGATGTCGACCATCCTCACCCCGCCGGAGGAACGGCATCCGGTGCTCACCTATGTCGGCTCCTTCAACGACAAACAGGTCGCCGCCGCCGTCCGCCGCGAGCTGCTGCGCGACGGCCAGGTGTTCTACGTGCACAACCGGGTGAACTCGATCGACAAGGCCGCCAAGGGGATTCGCGATCTGGTGCCGGAGGCGCGGGTCGCCGTCGCGCACGGCCAGATGCACGAGGACATGCTGGAGAAGACCGTCCAGGGCTTCTGGGAGCGCGAATACGACGTGCTGGTCTGCACCACCATCATCGAAACCGGTCTGGACATCTCGAATGCCAACACCCTGATCGTGGAACGCGCCGACGCCCTCGGCCTTTCGCAGCTGCACCAGCTGCGCGGGCGCGTCGGGCGCAGTCGCGAGCGCGGGTACGCGTACTTCCTGTACCCGCCGGACAAGCCGCTCACCGAGACCGCCTACGACCGGCTGGCCACGATCTCGCAGAATTCGGATCTGGGCGCGGGTATGGCAGTCGCGATGAAGGATCTGGAGATCCGCGGCGCCGGTAACGTGCTCGGCGCGGAACAGTCCGGACATGTGGCCGGGGTCGGCTTCGACCTGTACGTGCGGCTGGTCGGCGAGGCGGTGGAGGCGTACCGCGCCGCCGCCGACGGCCGGCCGATCACCACCGACGAGGAGGTGAAGGAGGTGCGCATCGATCTGCCGGTGGACGCGCACATCCCGCCGGACTACATCGCCAGCGACCGGCTGCGCCTGGAGGCCTACCGCAAACTCGCTGCGGCCGTGGACGATTCGGCCCTCGCCGCCGTGGTGGAGGAACTCGTCGACCGGTACGGGCCGCTGCCGGTGGAGGTCGGCCGGTTGGTCTCGGTGGCCCGGCTGCGGCTGCTGTGCCGCGAGTACGGTCTCGCCGAGGTCGGCGTCACCGGCACCGCCCTGAAGATCTCGCCGATGCAGTTGCCGGACTCGAAACAGTTGCGGCTCAAGCGAATCTATCCGTCGGCGAGCTACCGGCCGACCACCGGCATCGTGCAGGTGCCGCTGCCGCGGGTGGAGGACAGCGTCGGCGCCGCCCGGGTGCGCGATGTCCAGGTCCTGCAGTTCGTCGCCGACCTGCTGCTGGCCTTGGACGGAAAGGCCCAGGGCTCGGTGGATCTCGCCGTCGCGACCGACATCTCGGCCGCGCGATGA
- a CDS encoding ribose-phosphate diphosphokinase, giving the protein MTAFSTDNQKNLMLFSGRAHPELAEQVAKELDVHITPQTARDFANGEIFVRFEESVRGSDAFVMQSFPAPLNQWLMEHLIMIDALKRGSAKRITAVLPFYPYARQDKKHRGREPISARLVADLLKTAGADRIITVDLHTDQIQGFFDGPVDHMHALIQLSEYVRNHYTLDHITVVSPDAGRVKVAEKWADSLGGAPVAFIHKTRDPLVPNQVKSHRPVGDVDGRTCILIDDMIDTGGTIAEAVRVLREAGAGDVVIAATHGVLSSPAAERLSACGAREVIVTNTLPITEDKKFPSLTVLSIAPLLARTIREVFENGSVTGLFNGNA; this is encoded by the coding sequence GTGACCGCGTTCTCGACCGATAACCAGAAGAACCTGATGCTGTTCTCGGGTCGCGCTCACCCGGAGCTGGCGGAACAGGTCGCGAAGGAACTCGACGTCCACATCACGCCGCAAACCGCTCGTGACTTCGCCAACGGCGAGATCTTCGTTCGCTTCGAGGAGTCGGTCCGCGGCAGTGACGCGTTCGTCATGCAGAGCTTCCCGGCGCCGCTGAACCAGTGGCTGATGGAACATCTGATCATGATCGACGCGCTCAAGCGCGGTTCGGCCAAGCGCATCACCGCGGTGCTGCCGTTCTACCCCTACGCTCGCCAGGACAAGAAGCACCGCGGCCGGGAGCCCATCTCCGCTCGCCTGGTGGCCGATCTGCTCAAGACGGCCGGCGCCGACCGCATCATCACGGTCGATCTGCACACCGACCAGATCCAGGGCTTCTTCGACGGCCCGGTCGATCACATGCACGCGCTGATCCAGCTCTCCGAATACGTCCGCAACCACTACACCCTCGACCACATCACGGTCGTCTCGCCGGACGCGGGCCGCGTGAAGGTGGCGGAGAAGTGGGCCGATTCGCTCGGCGGCGCCCCGGTGGCCTTCATCCACAAGACCCGCGATCCGCTGGTGCCGAACCAGGTGAAGTCGCACCGCCCGGTCGGCGACGTCGACGGCCGCACCTGCATCCTGATCGACGACATGATCGACACCGGCGGCACCATCGCCGAGGCCGTCCGCGTGCTGCGCGAGGCGGGCGCCGGTGACGTGGTCATCGCCGCCACCCACGGCGTGCTGTCCTCTCCGGCCGCCGAGCGGCTGTCGGCGTGCGGCGCCCGCGAGGTGATCGTGACCAATACGTTGCCGATCACCGAGGACAAGAAGTTCCCGTCGCTGACGGTGCTGTCGATCGCGCCACTGCTGGCCCGCACGATTCGCGAGGTCTTCGAGAACGGCTCGGTCACCGGCCTCTTCAACGGCAACGCTTGA
- a CDS encoding MazG nucleotide pyrophosphohydrolase domain-containing protein has translation MDSASMARSLAEAVDVMDRLWQFGGWEVTQTHDSLRPYLLEETYELLDAIQDGDADAIREELGDLLLQVLFHSRIAEAAGEFTVDDVATTLVAKLVHRSPHLDGGPVDPEADVETKIAAQERAWEERKSAEKARRSCLDGIAMAQPALALAEKIRSRATAAGLPEDLIPDDLRVIRLGGPGSAEERLRKATLDVAARIRVAEDAAEAARGERAALTAADWRAHWPAAR, from the coding sequence ATGGATTCGGCGTCGATGGCCCGCAGCCTCGCCGAGGCGGTCGACGTGATGGACCGGCTGTGGCAGTTCGGCGGCTGGGAGGTCACCCAGACCCACGACTCGCTGCGGCCGTATCTGCTCGAGGAGACCTACGAACTGCTCGACGCCATCCAGGACGGCGACGCCGACGCCATCCGCGAGGAACTCGGCGACCTGTTGCTACAGGTACTGTTCCACTCCCGGATCGCCGAGGCCGCAGGCGAATTCACCGTCGACGACGTGGCCACGACCCTGGTCGCGAAGCTGGTGCACCGCAGCCCGCACCTGGACGGCGGACCGGTGGATCCCGAGGCCGACGTCGAGACGAAGATCGCCGCCCAGGAACGTGCCTGGGAGGAGCGCAAATCCGCCGAGAAGGCCCGGCGTTCCTGCCTGGACGGTATCGCGATGGCCCAGCCGGCCCTGGCGCTCGCGGAGAAGATCCGCTCCCGCGCCACCGCCGCCGGGCTGCCCGAGGATCTGATCCCCGACGATCTGCGGGTGATCCGGCTCGGTGGTCCCGGCAGCGCGGAGGAACGGCTGCGCAAGGCCACCCTCGATGTCGCCGCGCGGATCCGGGTTGCGGAGGACGCCGCGGAGGCGGCGCGGGGTGAGCGTGCGGCGCTGACCGCTGCCGACTGGCGAGCCCATTGGCCCGCCGCCCGGTGA
- a CDS encoding MFS transporter, with translation MTPRQRWTLALTSLASLMVGLDALVVATALNTIRTGLHAGIAELEWTVNAYTLAFAMLLLTAAVISDRVGRRRMLAAGLLVFTAASAACALAPDVATLITARAAQGVGAAMVMPAAMALIGAAFDARQRGAAMGIFGGITGLAILGGPVLGGAVVQAATWQWIFWLNVPIGVLLIPAVLSRVTESHGPVTRPDLPGLLLSGGGVLAVVWGLVRGGEIGWATVETVSTLVGGGLLLALFAGWERRAPAPMVPIHIFTNRVFSAANLASLLQTASIFGTAFFFAQYLQAGLHEGPLASGLRLLPWTATLFVVAPIAGARINRIGERPLIVAGLLAQAIGFGWIALAAGSGYPALIAPMVLAGVGVSAAMPAAQSAILGAVDPQAIGTASGLYNTGRQLGGALGIAVVSVVFTAYGGYATPATVTDGFRAAIAVSAALSAAGAVAGLAVRRRAAAVVPAEPVAEVTPV, from the coding sequence ATGACTCCCCGACAGCGCTGGACCCTCGCGCTGACCTCACTGGCCTCCCTGATGGTGGGGCTGGACGCGCTGGTGGTCGCCACCGCGCTCAACACCATTCGCACCGGCTTGCACGCGGGCATCGCCGAACTGGAATGGACCGTGAACGCCTACACCCTCGCCTTCGCGATGCTGCTGCTCACGGCCGCGGTGATCAGCGATCGCGTCGGCCGGCGACGGATGCTCGCCGCCGGACTCCTCGTTTTCACCGCGGCCTCGGCGGCCTGCGCGCTGGCGCCGGACGTCGCTACCCTGATCACCGCCCGCGCGGCCCAGGGTGTCGGCGCGGCGATGGTGATGCCCGCCGCGATGGCGCTGATCGGCGCGGCCTTCGATGCCCGGCAACGCGGCGCGGCGATGGGTATCTTCGGCGGCATCACCGGACTGGCCATCCTCGGCGGGCCGGTCCTCGGCGGCGCCGTCGTCCAGGCCGCCACCTGGCAGTGGATCTTCTGGCTCAATGTCCCGATCGGGGTGCTGCTGATCCCCGCGGTACTGAGCCGGGTCACCGAGAGTCACGGCCCGGTGACCCGGCCCGACCTACCCGGCCTGCTGCTGTCCGGCGGCGGCGTGCTCGCGGTGGTCTGGGGTCTGGTCCGCGGCGGCGAAATCGGCTGGGCCACGGTCGAAACCGTGTCCACCCTGGTCGGTGGCGGACTGCTGCTGGCGCTGTTCGCGGGCTGGGAACGGCGCGCACCGGCACCGATGGTCCCGATCCACATCTTCACGAATCGGGTGTTCAGCGCGGCCAATCTGGCGAGCCTGTTGCAGACGGCGTCGATCTTCGGCACCGCCTTCTTCTTCGCGCAGTACCTGCAGGCGGGTCTGCACGAGGGGCCGCTGGCCTCCGGTCTGCGGCTGCTGCCCTGGACGGCCACGCTGTTCGTCGTCGCTCCGATCGCGGGCGCCCGGATCAACCGGATCGGGGAACGTCCGCTGATCGTCGCCGGATTGCTCGCCCAGGCAATCGGATTCGGCTGGATCGCGCTCGCCGCCGGGTCGGGCTATCCGGCCCTGATCGCACCGATGGTGCTGGCCGGGGTCGGCGTCTCGGCCGCGATGCCGGCCGCGCAGAGCGCGATACTCGGCGCGGTCGACCCGCAGGCCATCGGCACGGCCTCCGGCCTGTACAACACGGGCCGGCAACTCGGTGGCGCCCTCGGAATCGCCGTCGTATCCGTCGTTTTCACCGCCTACGGCGGTTACGCGACACCGGCGACGGTGACCGACGGGTTCCGCGCCGCGATCGCCGTCTCGGCCGCCCTGTCCGCGGCCGGCGCGGTGGCGGGACTGGCGGTGCGGCGCCGGGCGGCGGCCGTCGTGCCCGCGGAGCCGGTGGCAGAGGTTACGCCGGTGTGA
- a CDS encoding TetR/AcrR family transcriptional regulator, whose product MARQARAEITRDSVLAGAADVFLRLGYANASLSEIIAQSNVTKGALYFHFGSKEELARAVVDQGNERLISACQGFFDPRVPALEACIGITYVVADLTMNDPMVGAMLKLTHQIGDYRGAQGENIAKTWGETHRVLAERAIQQGDLKSDLDPETIGLILQEMTAGVHITAVGTESIDQMALRMERVWYFLLPSIVPDEKVAYFREFAARRLRRYVP is encoded by the coding sequence ATGGCTAGGCAAGCGCGTGCGGAGATCACTCGCGATTCCGTCCTCGCGGGTGCAGCCGATGTCTTTCTGCGACTGGGTTATGCCAACGCGAGTCTCAGCGAGATCATCGCGCAGTCGAATGTGACCAAGGGCGCCTTGTACTTTCACTTCGGCTCCAAGGAGGAGCTGGCGCGCGCCGTGGTCGACCAGGGCAACGAACGGCTGATCAGCGCCTGCCAGGGCTTCTTCGATCCGCGGGTGCCCGCGCTCGAGGCCTGCATCGGAATCACCTATGTCGTAGCCGATCTCACCATGAACGACCCCATGGTCGGCGCGATGCTGAAATTGACCCACCAGATCGGCGACTACCGGGGCGCGCAGGGGGAGAACATCGCGAAGACCTGGGGCGAAACGCATCGGGTGCTGGCGGAGCGAGCGATTCAGCAGGGGGATCTCAAATCGGATCTGGATCCGGAGACCATCGGCCTGATCCTCCAGGAGATGACCGCGGGCGTGCACATCACCGCCGTCGGTACCGAGTCGATCGACCAGATGGCCCTGCGGATGGAACGGGTCTGGTACTTCCTGCTGCCGTCCATCGTCCCCGACGAGAAGGTCGCGTACTTCCGCGAGTTCGCAGCCCGCCGCCTCCGCCGCTACGTGCCGTAA
- a CDS encoding DUF2461 domain-containing protein, with translation MSRFTGFPLAGLDFYEDLEADNSKSFWTAHKHVYDTAVREPMAALIADLEPDFGTAKIFRPYRDVRFAKDKVPYKNHQGAFVSTGPSVGWYVQLGAPGLFVAGGVYATTPAQLARLRTTIDDEVRGPELEKILAKAVKSGYTVGGEQLKTRPKGYEADHPRIDLLRRKAITVGKEFGAPDWLETARAATEVRKSWQAMRPLVEWLTAVVGMHD, from the coding sequence GTGAGCCGTTTCACCGGATTCCCGCTGGCCGGCCTCGATTTCTACGAGGATCTGGAAGCGGACAACTCGAAGTCGTTCTGGACGGCCCACAAGCATGTCTACGACACCGCGGTGCGCGAGCCCATGGCCGCGCTGATCGCGGATCTGGAACCGGATTTCGGTACCGCCAAGATCTTCCGGCCCTATCGCGATGTGCGGTTCGCCAAGGACAAGGTGCCCTACAAGAATCATCAGGGCGCCTTCGTCAGCACCGGGCCGAGCGTCGGCTGGTATGTGCAGCTCGGTGCACCCGGACTGTTCGTCGCCGGCGGCGTGTACGCGACCACCCCCGCCCAGCTGGCCCGGTTGCGCACCACCATCGATGACGAGGTGCGCGGTCCGGAACTGGAGAAGATCCTGGCGAAGGCCGTGAAGTCCGGGTACACGGTCGGCGGCGAGCAGTTGAAGACCCGGCCGAAGGGTTACGAGGCCGACCATCCCCGCATCGATCTGTTGCGCCGCAAGGCGATCACGGTCGGCAAGGAGTTCGGCGCACCCGACTGGCTGGAGACCGCCCGCGCCGCCACCGAGGTTCGCAAGTCCTGGCAGGCGATGCGGCCACTGGTCGAATGGCTCACCGCGGTCGTGGGCATGCACGACTGA
- the glmU gene encoding bifunctional UDP-N-acetylglucosamine diphosphorylase/glucosamine-1-phosphate N-acetyltransferase GlmU — protein MPQQTAVVVLAAGAGTRMRSKTPKVLHSLAGRSMLAHALHAASEIDPAHLITVVGHDREQVGAAVRAVGTELGRGITQAVQEQQLGTGHAVQCAFTSLPADFTGDLIVTSADVPLLDGDTLAALLTEHRSYQERSAVTVLTFVPEDANGYGRIVRDADGQVQEIVEHADATPEQAAIGEVNSGVYVFDVTVLRTMVGRLTTANAQHELYLTDVLKLAREAGHPVHGARLLDAAKVTGVNDRVQMAEAARTLNRYILERHMRAGVTVVDPATTWVDAEVRIGRDAVLRPGVQLLGNTVIGEDAEIGPDSTLTDVIVGDGASVVRTHGTGAAVGPGATVGPFSYLRPGTVLGQAGKLGAFVETKNATIGAHSKVPHLTYVGDATIGEHSNIGASSVFVNYDGVRKHHTTVGSHVRTGSDTMFVAPVTVGDGAYSAAGTVLRRDVPPGALAVSGGAQRNLEGWVQRSRPGTAAAMAAAKALAANDTASQATEQKDGNTE, from the coding sequence ATGCCACAGCAGACCGCCGTCGTCGTTCTCGCCGCCGGTGCCGGCACACGAATGCGGTCCAAAACTCCCAAGGTGTTGCATTCCCTGGCCGGCCGCAGCATGCTCGCGCACGCGTTGCATGCCGCGAGCGAGATCGACCCCGCCCATCTGATCACCGTGGTCGGCCACGACCGGGAACAGGTCGGCGCCGCCGTCCGGGCCGTCGGCACCGAACTCGGCCGCGGCATCACCCAGGCGGTCCAGGAACAGCAACTGGGCACCGGCCACGCGGTGCAGTGCGCGTTCACCTCGTTACCCGCGGATTTCACCGGCGATCTGATCGTGACCTCCGCGGATGTGCCACTGCTGGACGGGGACACGCTCGCCGCACTGCTCACCGAGCACCGCAGTTATCAGGAGCGTTCGGCGGTCACCGTGCTCACCTTCGTGCCCGAGGACGCCAACGGCTACGGCCGGATCGTCCGCGACGCCGACGGCCAGGTGCAGGAGATCGTCGAGCACGCCGACGCCACCCCGGAACAGGCGGCCATCGGCGAGGTCAACTCGGGCGTGTACGTCTTCGACGTCACCGTGCTGCGCACCATGGTCGGCCGCCTGACCACCGCCAACGCGCAGCACGAGCTGTATCTGACCGATGTGCTGAAGCTGGCCCGTGAGGCCGGGCATCCCGTGCACGGCGCGCGACTGCTGGACGCGGCGAAGGTCACCGGGGTCAACGACCGGGTGCAGATGGCCGAGGCCGCTCGCACCCTGAACCGGTACATCCTGGAGCGGCACATGCGCGCCGGGGTCACGGTCGTCGATCCGGCCACCACCTGGGTGGACGCCGAGGTCCGCATCGGCCGCGACGCCGTGCTGCGACCGGGCGTCCAGTTGCTGGGCAACACCGTGATCGGCGAGGACGCGGAGATCGGTCCCGATTCCACCCTCACCGATGTGATCGTCGGCGACGGCGCCAGCGTGGTGCGCACCCACGGGACCGGCGCGGCCGTCGGGCCCGGCGCCACCGTCGGCCCGTTCTCCTATCTACGTCCTGGCACCGTCCTCGGGCAGGCCGGCAAGCTCGGGGCATTCGTCGAGACCAAGAACGCCACGATCGGCGCGCATTCCAAGGTGCCGCACCTGACCTACGTCGGCGACGCCACCATCGGTGAGCACAGCAACATCGGCGCTTCGAGCGTGTTCGTCAACTACGACGGGGTACGCAAACATCACACGACCGTGGGCTCGCACGTCCGAACGGGCAGCGACACCATGTTCGTGGCTCCGGTGACCGTGGGCGACGGGGCCTATTCGGCGGCGGGTACTGTGCTGCGCAGAGATGTTCCCCCGGGCGCGCTGGCCGTGTCGGGCGGGGCACAGCGCAACCTCGAGGGCTGGGTGCAGCGGAGCCGTCCCGGAACCGCGGCAGCAATGGCCGCAGCAAAGGCGCTCGCGGCGAACGACACGGCGAGTCAGGCAACCGAGCAGAAGGATGGCAACACAGAGTGA